Proteins encoded within one genomic window of Micromonospora halotolerans:
- a CDS encoding 3-hydroxyacyl-CoA dehydrogenase NAD-binding domain-containing protein codes for MSLAAPNEVVTKALLRQVNVPGLDRPAALITLDNGFDHTKPNSFGPGGLTSLDEAITAALAADPAFIAVTGKPYIFCVGADITSLPALENREQALEVGRLGHRVFARLKDSTVPTFAFVNGAAMGGGLELALHCHYRTLSAGAAALALPEVSLGLVPGWGGTQLLPNLIGIPAATQVILQNPLMQNKMLKPKQAAEMGIADVLLEPADFLERSLEWAAGVVRGEVTVTRPEVDKDMWAGVLYFARQTLDQRLHGAVPAAYKALDLLETAKDADFAAGTAAEDEALADLVFSEELRSGLYAFDLVQRRAKRPAGAPDKGLARPVTKVGIVGAGLMASQLALLFARRLQVPVVMTDLDQSRVDKGVGYVHTQIEKAVTKGRMDKGTAAKLYGLVSGSVDKSVFADADFVIEAVFEDLNVKKQVWAELEKIVKPEAVLATNTSSLSITEMAADLEHPERVVGFHFFNPVAVLPLLEIVRGERTDDVTLATAFAVGKQLKKSSVLVKDAPAFVVNRLLTRFLGTVFAAVDQGTPLDVANSALDPLGLPMRPLALLQLVGPAVAYHVGGTLHTAFPDRFGVSENLKRIADSGQPIVVDDQVNEEVAKLLVVGDQPLTAEQVRQNALDALAEEIRLMLDEGVVSEAQDIDLCMILGAGWPFHLGGVTPYLDRTGTAERVTGRRFLPRGVASLRG; via the coding sequence AGCCTGGACGAGGCGATCACCGCCGCCCTGGCGGCGGACCCCGCGTTCATCGCGGTCACCGGCAAGCCGTACATCTTCTGCGTCGGCGCGGACATCACCAGCCTGCCGGCGCTGGAGAACCGCGAGCAGGCGCTGGAGGTCGGCCGGCTCGGCCACCGGGTCTTCGCCCGGCTCAAGGACAGCACCGTCCCCACCTTCGCCTTCGTGAACGGCGCGGCGATGGGCGGCGGCCTGGAGCTGGCCCTGCACTGCCACTACCGGACCCTGTCGGCGGGCGCGGCGGCCCTGGCGCTGCCCGAGGTCTCGCTCGGTCTGGTCCCCGGCTGGGGCGGCACCCAGCTCCTGCCGAACCTGATCGGCATCCCGGCCGCGACGCAGGTGATCCTGCAGAACCCGCTGATGCAGAACAAGATGCTCAAGCCGAAGCAGGCGGCGGAGATGGGCATCGCCGACGTGCTGCTGGAGCCGGCCGACTTCCTGGAGCGGTCGCTGGAGTGGGCCGCCGGCGTCGTCCGGGGCGAGGTCACCGTGACCCGTCCCGAGGTCGACAAGGACATGTGGGCGGGCGTGCTCTACTTCGCCCGGCAGACCCTGGACCAGCGGCTCCACGGCGCGGTCCCGGCCGCGTACAAGGCGCTGGACCTGCTGGAGACCGCGAAGGACGCCGACTTCGCGGCCGGCACCGCGGCCGAGGACGAGGCGCTGGCCGACCTGGTCTTCTCCGAGGAGCTGCGCAGCGGCCTGTACGCCTTCGACCTGGTGCAGCGGCGGGCCAAGCGGCCGGCCGGCGCGCCGGACAAGGGCCTGGCCCGGCCGGTCACCAAGGTGGGCATCGTGGGCGCCGGCCTGATGGCCAGCCAGCTCGCCCTGCTCTTCGCCCGCCGCCTCCAGGTGCCGGTCGTCATGACCGACCTGGACCAGTCCCGGGTGGACAAGGGCGTCGGCTACGTGCACACCCAGATCGAGAAGGCCGTCACCAAGGGCCGGATGGACAAGGGCACCGCGGCCAAGCTGTACGGGCTGGTCAGCGGCTCGGTCGACAAGTCCGTCTTCGCCGACGCCGACTTCGTCATCGAGGCGGTGTTCGAGGACCTCAACGTCAAGAAGCAGGTCTGGGCCGAGCTGGAGAAGATCGTCAAGCCGGAGGCGGTGCTCGCCACCAACACCTCCAGCCTGTCGATCACCGAGATGGCCGCCGACCTGGAGCACCCGGAGCGGGTGGTCGGCTTCCACTTCTTCAACCCGGTCGCCGTGCTGCCGCTGCTGGAGATCGTCCGCGGCGAGCGGACCGACGACGTCACCCTCGCGACCGCGTTCGCGGTCGGCAAGCAGCTGAAGAAGTCCAGCGTGCTGGTCAAGGACGCCCCGGCGTTCGTGGTCAACCGGCTGCTGACCCGCTTCCTCGGCACCGTCTTCGCCGCCGTCGACCAGGGCACCCCGCTGGACGTGGCGAACAGCGCGCTGGACCCGCTGGGCCTGCCGATGCGCCCGCTCGCCCTGCTCCAGCTGGTCGGCCCGGCCGTGGCCTACCACGTGGGCGGCACCCTGCACACCGCGTTCCCGGACCGTTTCGGCGTCAGCGAGAACCTCAAGCGGATCGCCGACTCGGGCCAGCCGATCGTGGTCGACGACCAGGTCAACGAGGAGGTCGCCAAGCTGCTCGTGGTCGGCGATCAGCCGCTCACCGCCGAGCAGGTCCGGCAGAACGCGCTGGACGCGCTCGCCGAGGAGATCCGGCTGATGCTCGACGAGGGCGTCGTCTCCGAGGCGCAGGACATCGACCTGTGCATGATTCTCGGCGCCGGCTGGCCGTTCCACCTGGGCGGCGTCACGCCGTACCTGGACCGGACCGGCACCGCCGAGCGGGTCACCGGCCGGCGTTTCCTCCCGCGCGGGGTCGCCAGCCTGCGCGGCTGA
- a CDS encoding VOC family protein: protein MSAQIHCVTVESDDPYVLASWWARALDRKLNDDDHPGDPEAVLAAPDGHGPDLLFVSVGERHGKGAFHLDVHAAEGTRDEEVARLRDLGATLVDDRRRPDGTGWVVLADPEGNEFCVCRSPAERAASA from the coding sequence GTGAGTGCACAGATCCACTGCGTCACCGTCGAGAGCGACGACCCGTACGTCCTGGCCAGCTGGTGGGCGCGGGCGCTCGACCGGAAGCTGAACGACGACGACCACCCGGGCGACCCGGAGGCGGTCCTCGCCGCCCCCGACGGCCACGGCCCCGACCTGCTCTTCGTCTCCGTGGGCGAGCGGCACGGCAAGGGCGCGTTCCACCTCGACGTGCACGCGGCCGAGGGAACCCGGGACGAGGAGGTGGCCCGCCTGCGCGACCTCGGGGCCACCCTGGTCGACGACCGGCGCCGGCCGGACGGCACCGGCTGGGTGGTCCTCGCCGACCCCGAGGGCAACGAGTTCTGCGTCTGCCGCAGCCCCGCCGAGCGGGCCGCCTCGGCCTGA
- a CDS encoding malectin domain-containing carbohydrate-binding protein, which translates to MTPPSALTRRVLVALAAVALTAAGLAPAGPAAAAPGHTTLVRATPSTASPDIMDGTVDAIHDAGSKIIVAGSFTRVQNRGSDADITRNYLLAFDKATGTVDTAFAPTVDNEVYAVVAGPTAGTVFVAGKFNTVNGVTRRKVALLNVATGAVVTSFAGPAFNGLVNDIALVGGRLLVGGIFTTAGNPNPRGGLASLNASTGAVDGYLTTTLTEHHNYDGVSGSNAGVGAEKLAVSPDGTKLVVIGNFKKADGVLHDQIVKLDLGATAATVADWNTSRYTPRCAWWAFDSYMRDLAFAPDGSYFVVVTTGAPNGGTLCDAAARWEAGATGTDLQPTWVDYTGGDTYLSVGISEQAVYVGGHFRWLNNSFGGDSAQAGAVGRPSIAALDPRTGLPLSWNPGRHPRGIGASEILVTPAGLWVGSDTSWIGNFQYRRERIAFFPLTGGAAPHPTTTATLPGNVYQAGVPAPTNVLYRVNAGGPLVASTDTGPDWAADDGGSPSPYHNAGSSTAGFAPVGGVDATVPAGTPAALYSDERWDPAGDAEMSWQFPVPTGTEVQVRLYLANRYDGTAAPGSRVFDVAVEGATVLDDLDLSAAVGHNVGTMRAFTVVSDGSVGVDFQHVVENPLVDGIEIVKTGAPPAGTGNEVQLRSYDGVATVGAAAPVAVPDGTAWSTARGAFWVGGTLFYGMNGSLWRRTFDGSTFGAASAVDPYHDAYWDAVETDSGPAGQTYAGVTSNFYPEIPNVTGMFYSGGRLYYTLAGQGGLFWRWFTPDSGVVGAEKFTVTGASGFADAGSVFLAGGTLYKVNRGTGELSATDWADGAPAAAFTVRSGPAVDGVDWRAKAVFVGP; encoded by the coding sequence GTGACCCCACCCTCGGCCCTCACGCGCCGTGTGCTCGTGGCCCTCGCCGCCGTCGCGCTCACCGCCGCCGGACTGGCTCCGGCCGGTCCCGCCGCCGCCGCGCCCGGCCACACCACGCTGGTCAGAGCGACGCCCTCCACCGCCTCGCCGGACATCATGGACGGCACGGTCGACGCCATCCACGACGCCGGCTCCAAGATCATCGTGGCCGGCTCGTTCACCCGGGTGCAGAACCGCGGGTCCGACGCCGACATCACCCGCAACTACCTGCTCGCCTTCGACAAGGCCACCGGCACGGTGGACACGGCCTTCGCGCCGACCGTCGACAACGAGGTGTACGCGGTGGTCGCCGGGCCCACCGCCGGGACGGTCTTCGTCGCCGGCAAGTTCAACACCGTCAACGGGGTGACCCGGCGCAAGGTGGCCCTGCTCAACGTCGCCACCGGCGCGGTGGTCACCAGCTTCGCCGGGCCGGCGTTCAACGGGCTGGTCAACGACATCGCCCTGGTCGGCGGGCGGCTGCTGGTGGGCGGCATCTTCACCACGGCCGGCAACCCCAACCCGCGCGGCGGCCTCGCCTCGCTCAACGCGAGCACCGGCGCGGTGGACGGCTACCTCACCACGACGCTCACCGAGCACCACAACTACGACGGGGTCAGCGGCTCCAACGCCGGCGTCGGGGCCGAGAAGCTGGCCGTCTCACCGGACGGCACGAAGCTCGTGGTGATCGGCAACTTCAAGAAGGCCGACGGGGTGCTGCACGACCAGATCGTCAAGCTGGACCTCGGCGCCACGGCGGCCACCGTGGCCGACTGGAACACCAGCCGGTACACCCCGCGCTGCGCCTGGTGGGCGTTCGACTCGTACATGCGGGACCTCGCGTTCGCCCCGGACGGCAGCTACTTCGTGGTGGTGACCACCGGCGCGCCCAACGGCGGCACGCTCTGCGACGCCGCCGCCCGCTGGGAGGCCGGCGCCACCGGCACGGACCTCCAGCCCACCTGGGTCGACTACACCGGCGGCGACACCTACCTCTCCGTCGGCATCAGCGAGCAGGCGGTCTACGTCGGCGGCCACTTCCGCTGGTTGAACAACAGCTTCGGCGGCGACTCCGCCCAGGCCGGCGCCGTGGGCCGGCCCAGCATCGCGGCCCTCGACCCGCGCACCGGGCTGCCGCTGTCCTGGAACCCCGGCCGGCACCCGCGCGGCATCGGCGCCTCCGAGATTCTGGTCACCCCGGCCGGCCTCTGGGTCGGCTCGGACACCTCGTGGATCGGCAACTTCCAGTACCGGCGGGAGCGGATCGCGTTCTTCCCGCTGACCGGCGGCGCGGCGCCGCACCCGACCACCACGGCCACCCTCCCCGGGAACGTGTACCAGGCCGGGGTCCCGGCGCCGACGAACGTGCTGTACCGGGTCAACGCGGGTGGTCCCCTCGTCGCCTCGACGGACACCGGACCGGACTGGGCGGCCGACGACGGCGGCAGCCCCAGCCCGTACCACAACGCCGGCAGCAGCACCGCCGGCTTCGCGCCGGTCGGCGGCGTCGACGCCACCGTGCCGGCCGGCACCCCCGCCGCGCTCTACAGCGACGAACGCTGGGACCCGGCCGGCGACGCGGAGATGAGCTGGCAGTTCCCGGTGCCCACGGGCACCGAGGTGCAGGTCCGGCTCTACCTGGCCAACCGGTACGACGGCACGGCCGCCCCCGGCTCCCGGGTCTTCGACGTCGCCGTGGAGGGCGCGACCGTCCTGGACGACCTCGACCTGTCCGCCGCGGTGGGCCACAACGTGGGCACCATGCGGGCGTTCACCGTGGTCAGCGACGGCTCGGTCGGCGTCGACTTCCAGCACGTGGTGGAGAACCCGCTGGTCGACGGCATCGAGATCGTCAAGACCGGCGCCCCGCCCGCCGGCACCGGCAACGAGGTGCAGCTCCGGTCGTACGACGGGGTCGCCACGGTCGGCGCGGCCGCCCCGGTGGCCGTGCCGGACGGCACCGCCTGGTCCACCGCGCGGGGTGCGTTCTGGGTCGGCGGCACGCTCTTCTACGGGATGAACGGGTCGCTGTGGCGGCGCACCTTCGACGGGTCCACCTTCGGCGCCGCGTCGGCCGTCGACCCGTACCACGACGCCTACTGGGACGCGGTGGAGACGGACTCCGGCCCGGCCGGTCAGACGTACGCCGGGGTGACCAGCAACTTCTATCCCGAGATCCCCAACGTCACCGGCATGTTCTACAGCGGCGGCCGGCTCTACTACACCCTCGCCGGGCAGGGCGGCCTGTTCTGGCGCTGGTTCACCCCGGACAGCGGCGTGGTGGGCGCGGAGAAGTTCACCGTCACCGGGGCGAGCGGCTTCGCCGACGCCGGCTCGGTCTTCCTGGCCGGCGGCACCCTCTACAAGGTCAACCGCGGCACCGGCGAGCTGTCGGCCACCGACTGGGCGGACGGTGCGCCGGCCGCGGCGTTCACCGTGCGCAGCGGCCCGGCCGTGGACGGCGTCGACTGGCGGGCGAAGGCGGTCTTCGTCGGCCCGTGA
- a CDS encoding sensor histidine kinase has protein sequence MTARSRPRPTLRLRLTLLNGVLLVGAGAVLVLLAWLLVRDALRPTDELLPGTTVVLADGRTLDAGHWQRELVDAASRELLVKALVALVAIGMVGIAGAYAVAGRALRPLHQVTATARRLGETTLDERIGWSGANDEVAELAETFDAMLDRIGAAFEAQKRFVANASHELRTPLAVMRTEIDVTLSDDEADLAEYRRMASVVRDASERANGLVDALLVLARSEAQTGGRLARRSEFDLAVGTANALSAMAREVERIGLKVHTSLRAAPVVGDPGLLDRLAGNLVENAVRYNHLHGRLWVRTGTDGQRSWLVVGNTGFEVAPADVPGLFEPFRRGGQERTGARGSGLGLSIVRAVCDAHGGTVKAVAQPGGGLEVTVTLPSADAPAAT, from the coding sequence ATGACGGCCCGGTCCCGGCCGCGGCCCACCCTGCGACTGCGGCTCACCCTGCTCAACGGGGTGCTGCTGGTCGGGGCCGGCGCGGTCCTGGTGCTGCTGGCCTGGCTGCTGGTCCGGGACGCGCTGCGCCCCACCGACGAGCTGTTGCCCGGCACCACGGTGGTGCTCGCCGACGGCCGCACCCTCGACGCCGGGCACTGGCAGCGGGAACTGGTCGACGCCGCGTCCCGCGAGCTGCTGGTCAAGGCCCTGGTGGCGCTGGTGGCGATCGGCATGGTCGGGATCGCCGGCGCGTACGCGGTGGCCGGCCGGGCGCTGCGCCCGCTGCACCAGGTCACCGCCACCGCGCGCCGGCTCGGCGAGACCACCCTCGACGAGCGGATCGGCTGGTCCGGCGCGAACGACGAGGTGGCCGAGCTGGCCGAGACCTTCGACGCCATGCTGGACCGGATCGGCGCCGCGTTCGAGGCGCAGAAGCGGTTCGTGGCCAACGCCTCGCACGAGCTGCGGACCCCGCTCGCGGTGATGCGCACCGAGATCGACGTGACGCTCAGCGACGACGAGGCGGATCTCGCCGAGTACCGCCGGATGGCCAGCGTGGTGCGGGACGCCTCGGAACGCGCCAACGGGCTGGTCGACGCGCTGCTGGTGCTGGCCCGCAGCGAGGCGCAGACGGGCGGCCGGCTGGCCCGGCGCAGCGAGTTCGACCTCGCCGTGGGCACCGCCAACGCGCTCTCCGCGATGGCCCGCGAGGTGGAGCGGATCGGCCTCAAGGTGCACACCTCGCTGCGGGCCGCGCCGGTGGTCGGCGACCCGGGCCTGCTCGACCGGCTCGCCGGCAACCTCGTGGAGAACGCGGTCCGCTACAACCACCTGCACGGCCGGCTCTGGGTGCGCACCGGCACCGACGGGCAGCGGTCCTGGCTCGTGGTCGGCAACACCGGCTTCGAGGTCGCCCCCGCCGACGTGCCGGGGCTGTTCGAGCCGTTCCGGCGCGGCGGGCAGGAGCGCACCGGCGCCCGCGGCTCGGGCCTCGGACTGTCCATCGTGCGCGCCGTCTGCGACGCGCACGGCGGCACGGTGAAGGCGGTCGCCCAGCCGGGCGGCGGCCTGGAGGTGACCGTCACCCTCCCGTCGGCCGACGCGCCCGCGGCCACCTAG
- a CDS encoding response regulator transcription factor, whose amino-acid sequence MRVLVVEDERNLADAIARGLRKRGMAVDVAYDGDAGHEAAFVTRYDVVILDRDLPGVHGDRICADLAASGALTRVLMLTASVTVADRVEGLRLGADDYLPKPFAFDELVARVQALGRRATPAAPPVLEVADLVLDPARRVVTRGGEPVDLTNKEFGVLAELLKARGAVVSSEELLERVWDANTDPFTTIVRVTVMTLRKKLGDPPLIDTVVGAGYRIGEASS is encoded by the coding sequence ATGCGGGTACTGGTGGTCGAGGACGAGCGGAACCTCGCTGACGCGATCGCGCGCGGGCTGCGCAAGCGCGGGATGGCCGTGGACGTCGCCTACGACGGCGACGCCGGGCACGAGGCCGCCTTCGTGACCCGCTACGACGTGGTGATCCTGGACCGGGACCTGCCCGGCGTGCACGGCGACCGGATCTGCGCCGACCTGGCCGCCTCCGGCGCGCTGACCCGGGTGCTGATGCTGACCGCGAGCGTCACGGTCGCCGACCGGGTGGAGGGGTTGCGGCTCGGCGCCGACGACTACCTGCCCAAGCCGTTCGCCTTCGACGAGCTGGTCGCCCGGGTGCAGGCGCTGGGGCGGCGGGCCACCCCGGCCGCCCCGCCGGTGCTGGAGGTGGCCGACCTGGTGCTCGACCCGGCCCGACGGGTGGTCACCCGCGGCGGCGAGCCGGTCGACCTGACCAACAAGGAGTTCGGCGTGCTGGCCGAGCTGCTCAAGGCGCGCGGCGCGGTGGTCTCCAGCGAGGAACTGCTGGAGCGGGTCTGGGATGCGAACACCGACCCGTTCACCACCATCGTCCGGGTCACCGTGATGACACTGCGCAAGAAGCTCGGCGACCCGCCGTTGATCGACACGGTGGTCGGCGCGGGCTACCGGATCGGCGAGGCCAGCTCATGA
- a CDS encoding peptidase C39 family protein: protein MTAVDPGRDVTYHRFRFPADLRLGTADGVAAGPDGLVLATPADRLDHTDPHSGDTAGYDAATWTSPVVPVGFAVAELVPSWTADAPPGCWLRVELRGFAGDAAATGWYELGRWAADDTAIHRSSVPGQADDAASVAADTLRVTGATVTGWQVRVTLLRRPDAPAGPVLRTVGVVASTGASAGTPATRAGGAPDGGPVPTPARVDTAAGEARGRVLDVPRYAQRLHAGGETRWGGGGDSWCSPTCVSMVLDFWGAGPTPDRYAWVAPPGPRPVVVHAARHCYDHAYAGAGNWAFNTAYAGLHGVDAFVTRLRSLAEAERFVAAGIPLIVSAAFTRGQVPGLDYDTRGHLIVLVGFTADGDPVLNDPYAPDDEGVRRTVPRSAFEAAWQGGSGGVVYVVRPESVPLPPAPAQANW from the coding sequence ATGACCGCTGTCGACCCCGGCCGGGACGTGACGTACCACCGCTTCCGCTTCCCGGCGGACCTGCGCCTCGGCACCGCCGACGGGGTGGCCGCCGGCCCGGACGGGCTGGTGCTGGCCACGCCGGCCGATCGCCTGGACCACACCGACCCGCACTCCGGCGACACGGCCGGGTACGACGCGGCGACCTGGACCTCCCCGGTGGTGCCGGTCGGCTTCGCCGTCGCCGAGCTGGTGCCCTCCTGGACCGCCGACGCCCCGCCCGGCTGCTGGCTGCGGGTGGAGCTGCGCGGCTTCGCCGGGGACGCCGCCGCCACCGGCTGGTACGAGCTGGGCCGGTGGGCCGCCGACGACACGGCCATCCACCGTTCCTCGGTGCCGGGCCAGGCGGACGACGCGGCCTCGGTCGCGGCCGACACCCTGCGCGTGACGGGCGCGACCGTCACCGGCTGGCAGGTCCGGGTCACCCTGCTCCGGCGCCCCGACGCCCCGGCCGGCCCGGTGCTGCGCACGGTCGGCGTGGTCGCCTCGACGGGTGCCAGCGCCGGCACGCCGGCGACCCGCGCGGGTGGCGCGCCGGACGGCGGGCCGGTCCCGACGCCGGCCCGGGTCGACACGGCAGCCGGCGAGGCGCGGGGCCGGGTGCTCGACGTGCCCCGCTACGCGCAGCGGCTGCACGCCGGCGGCGAGACCCGCTGGGGTGGCGGCGGGGACTCCTGGTGCAGCCCCACCTGCGTCTCGATGGTGCTCGACTTCTGGGGCGCCGGCCCCACCCCGGACCGGTACGCCTGGGTCGCCCCGCCCGGCCCTCGACCGGTGGTGGTGCACGCCGCCCGGCACTGCTACGACCACGCGTACGCGGGGGCCGGGAACTGGGCGTTCAACACCGCGTACGCGGGGCTGCACGGGGTGGACGCGTTCGTCACCCGGCTGCGCTCGCTGGCCGAGGCGGAACGGTTCGTGGCCGCCGGCATCCCGCTGATCGTCTCGGCGGCCTTCACCCGGGGGCAGGTGCCCGGGCTGGACTACGACACCCGGGGGCACCTCATCGTGCTGGTCGGCTTCACGGCCGACGGCGACCCGGTGCTCAACGACCCGTACGCCCCCGACGACGAGGGGGTGCGCCGGACGGTGCCCCGGTCGGCGTTCGAGGCGGCCTGGCAGGGCGGCAGCGGCGGCGTCGTCTACGTGGTGCGACCCGAGTCGGTGCCGCTGCCGCCGGCGCCCGCGCAGGCCAACTGGTAG
- a CDS encoding outer membrane protein assembly factor BamB family protein yields MAAAVSPVIELGEMRHGDEADELARAPLRPPGRLARVAAVCCVALLTLAGATSPARPPAGVRVAAPQGAVFLVLAGRLVVADGPGAVGQGGRVVTGHRLPGGEPVWRFILPAGDHVLGLDALAGGLLVTSSPAGAGDTVSTLLDPVTGVVRWRQTGYPVSTASGGVLFETPRASGKGTVLAVDPASGAVRWSLPLPTNGVSYRMDDGGPTQIVLVAPDGRVEVHDADSGALVHAGRVPPATDRLSYRFTQVVADLLLVDGAPGTVTAYGLDQLDRRWSMPLEPPGGVWFVECAGMVCVRDQVGGVRALDPATGRLSWVDDSWLGLAPIGGRLLGVGPEELSVLDPATGHPVTRLGRWRPTGFGSDPIRLLGLRRLPGDRTLVGALDVAAGEVRTRAVLPGSWNECADSGTALVCLRPSGGLMIWPVGP; encoded by the coding sequence GTGGCGGCTGCCGTGAGCCCGGTCATCGAGCTGGGGGAGATGCGGCACGGCGACGAGGCCGACGAGCTGGCGCGGGCGCCGCTCCGGCCACCGGGCCGGCTCGCCCGGGTGGCGGCGGTCTGCTGCGTCGCGCTGCTCACCCTGGCCGGCGCGACCTCGCCGGCCCGGCCGCCCGCGGGGGTCCGGGTGGCCGCCCCGCAGGGCGCGGTCTTCCTGGTCCTGGCGGGCCGGCTCGTGGTGGCCGACGGCCCGGGAGCGGTCGGCCAGGGCGGCCGGGTGGTCACCGGGCACCGGCTGCCCGGCGGCGAGCCGGTGTGGCGGTTCATCCTGCCGGCCGGCGACCACGTGCTCGGGCTGGACGCGCTGGCCGGTGGGCTGCTGGTGACGAGCAGCCCCGCCGGGGCCGGCGACACCGTGTCGACCCTGCTGGATCCGGTGACCGGCGTGGTGCGCTGGCGGCAGACCGGCTACCCGGTGTCGACCGCGTCCGGCGGGGTTCTCTTCGAGACCCCGCGGGCGTCCGGGAAGGGCACGGTCCTGGCCGTCGACCCGGCCTCCGGCGCGGTGCGCTGGTCGCTGCCGCTGCCCACCAACGGGGTGTCGTACCGGATGGACGACGGGGGGCCGACGCAGATCGTGCTGGTCGCCCCGGACGGCCGGGTGGAGGTGCACGACGCGGACTCCGGCGCGCTGGTCCACGCCGGCCGGGTGCCGCCGGCCACGGACCGGCTCTCCTACCGGTTCACCCAGGTGGTGGCCGACCTGCTGCTGGTCGACGGCGCGCCGGGCACGGTCACGGCGTACGGGCTGGACCAGCTGGACCGGCGCTGGAGCATGCCGCTGGAGCCCCCCGGCGGGGTCTGGTTCGTCGAGTGCGCCGGGATGGTGTGCGTCCGCGACCAGGTCGGCGGGGTTCGCGCCCTCGACCCTGCCACCGGCCGGCTGAGCTGGGTGGACGACAGCTGGCTCGGTCTGGCACCGATCGGCGGCCGGCTGCTCGGCGTCGGGCCGGAGGAACTGTCGGTGCTCGACCCGGCCACCGGCCACCCCGTCACCCGGCTCGGGCGCTGGCGGCCCACGGGCTTCGGGAGCGATCCGATCCGGCTGCTCGGGCTGCGTCGGCTGCCCGGCGACCGGACGCTGGTCGGCGCGCTGGACGTCGCGGCCGGCGAGGTCCGGACCCGGGCCGTGCTGCCCGGCTCCTGGAACGAGTGCGCCGACTCCGGCACCGCGCTGGTCTGCCTGCGCCCGTCCGGCGGGCTGATGATCTGGCCGGTGGGGCCCTGA
- a CDS encoding outer membrane protein assembly factor BamB family protein, giving the protein MAVIDLGELHDDTAPGPPARRPRAVGRPFRSVVVLLVALVTLAAAAPPSRPAARTLPGGPAAAAFVSGDRVYVVRPPDPQRGVGRQLVAYRVAGGPPRTLWRTLVPGTGVATTVWEQDGTVLLVGRTAGDSGWETIGLDARTGRVSWLQPGVGFPAGGALLLQVPEMAGREAVRRVAVSDGRTLWSVPGTPDNVELSFGPSGVDRLVHLPPAGETVVYDAADGSRLAARDLAPGDRPTRRWTLLGAGMLLVIKEDGGSVTAYDLDTLQRRWTAVLPLVGFAERCGSLLCAVRLTGGMWALDPATGAVRWTDDRWTGTLAATGGRLLVGVDTASGSALAVVEEATGRLVADLGVWGVVPQDEFEGRLFGVRRTEGGRLLLAELDPARGSPEVREVLVGAVGDCRMGAELLVCRRADGGFGLWRLP; this is encoded by the coding sequence GTGGCCGTCATCGATCTGGGTGAGCTGCACGACGACACCGCACCCGGTCCGCCGGCACGGCGGCCGCGCGCCGTCGGCCGTCCGTTCCGGAGCGTCGTGGTGCTCCTGGTGGCGCTGGTCACGCTCGCCGCGGCCGCCCCGCCGTCGCGGCCCGCCGCGCGCACCCTGCCGGGCGGCCCCGCGGCCGCCGCGTTCGTCTCCGGCGACCGGGTGTACGTGGTGCGGCCGCCCGACCCGCAGCGCGGCGTGGGCCGGCAACTCGTCGCCTACCGGGTCGCCGGCGGTCCACCCCGGACACTCTGGCGGACGCTGGTGCCCGGGACGGGCGTCGCCACCACGGTGTGGGAACAGGACGGCACCGTGCTGCTCGTCGGGCGGACCGCCGGCGACTCCGGGTGGGAGACGATCGGCCTCGACGCCCGCACCGGCCGGGTGAGCTGGCTCCAGCCGGGGGTGGGCTTCCCGGCCGGCGGGGCACTGCTCCTGCAGGTGCCCGAGATGGCGGGCCGGGAGGCGGTCCGCCGGGTGGCGGTGAGCGACGGCCGGACCCTCTGGTCGGTCCCGGGCACGCCGGACAACGTCGAGCTCAGCTTCGGCCCGTCCGGTGTGGACCGGCTGGTGCACCTGCCGCCCGCCGGCGAGACCGTCGTGTACGACGCGGCCGACGGCAGCCGGCTCGCCGCCCGCGACCTGGCTCCCGGTGACCGGCCCACCCGGCGGTGGACCCTGCTCGGCGCCGGGATGCTGCTGGTCATCAAGGAGGACGGCGGCAGCGTCACCGCCTACGACCTGGACACGTTGCAGCGGCGCTGGACCGCGGTGCTCCCGCTGGTCGGCTTCGCCGAGCGGTGCGGCAGCCTGCTCTGCGCCGTCCGGCTGACCGGCGGCATGTGGGCGCTCGACCCCGCCACCGGCGCCGTGCGGTGGACCGACGACCGGTGGACCGGGACGCTGGCGGCCACCGGCGGCCGGCTCCTGGTCGGGGTGGACACGGCCAGCGGAAGTGCCCTGGCGGTGGTCGAGGAGGCCACCGGTCGGCTGGTCGCCGACCTCGGCGTGTGGGGTGTGGTCCCGCAGGACGAGTTCGAGGGGCGGCTGTTCGGCGTCCGGCGGACCGAGGGCGGCCGCCTGCTCCTCGCCGAGCTGGACCCGGCCCGCGGCAGCCCCGAGGTGCGCGAGGTGCTGGTCGGCGCCGTCGGCGACTGCCGGATGGGTGCGGAGCTGCTCGTCTGCCGCCGCGCGGACGGCGGGTTCGGGCTGTGGCGGCTGCCGTGA